In one window of Neisseria subflava DNA:
- a CDS encoding nucleolar protein, with protein sequence MTSTIKQVGYFLVSSFVLGISLRAAAAVYSCGNGSYTSEPKSSCAQAELPKISGHQGSGYHLNIRSLNASDERASAKPKKKARTGKSDKQEKKADKPSKNKNSVKAKKQQPMPSEQE encoded by the coding sequence ATGACTTCAACCATCAAACAAGTCGGATACTTCCTCGTATCCTCTTTCGTCTTGGGCATTTCTCTTCGCGCAGCCGCCGCAGTTTATTCCTGCGGCAACGGCAGCTATACTTCCGAACCCAAATCCTCCTGCGCACAGGCCGAATTGCCTAAAATCAGCGGCCATCAAGGCAGCGGTTACCATCTCAACATCCGCAGTCTCAATGCCTCTGATGAACGCGCAAGTGCAAAGCCTAAGAAAAAGGCACGCACGGGAAAATCCGATAAACAAGAGAAAAAAGCCGACAAACCGAGCAAAAACAAAAACAGTGTAAAAGCTAAAAAACAGCAGCCCATGCCGTCTGAACAAGAATAA
- a CDS encoding ATP-binding cassette domain-containing protein → MIEIKKLTLQRGLKVLLDKADAVINPGQRVGLIGKNGTGKSSLFALIKGEITQDGGEILIPKTWRLASVSQETPDLDISALDYVLQGDAELQAFQTALAQAEAQNDGMKQAEYHAKLEEIDAYTAPARAAKLLNGLGFSQEEHTHPVKSFSGGWRMRLNLAQALICRADLLLLDEPTNHLDLETVLWLENHLASLPCTQIIISHDRDFLNATTTQTIELSQQKLTQYGGNYDFYQAERAQRLAQQQAAYVKQQAQIKHLQSFIDRFKAKATKAVQAQSRMKALAKLERIAPAHLDSEFSFEFDNPTHLPNPLLKLDHADLGYGDNTVLHNITLSLESGARYGLLGVNGSGKSTFIKALAGKIDLLSGSIVRSEKLNIGYFAQHQLDTLRADQSPVWHIQQLSPEVREQEIRNFLGGFNFVGDMAVQKTEPFSGGEKARLALAMIIWQKPNLLLLDEPTNHLDLDMRHALTLALQSFQGALIVVSHDRSLLEATTDSFLLIDKGRLNNFDGDLNDYRQWRLAQENAAAAPAASAQSQSRKDTKRIEAQIRQEKAKRSKPIQQKIDKAEKEIARLTDIQTACEAFLAQESAYSEENKPKLQETLAQLTETKVKLTQLEENWLQWQEELEQIQVDVEAEFSQ, encoded by the coding sequence GCCAACGCGTTGGTTTAATCGGTAAAAACGGTACGGGAAAATCCAGCCTGTTTGCGCTGATAAAAGGTGAAATCACACAAGATGGCGGCGAAATCCTTATTCCCAAAACATGGCGTCTGGCTTCCGTCTCTCAAGAAACGCCTGATTTAGATATTTCCGCTTTAGACTACGTTTTGCAAGGCGATGCCGAATTACAGGCTTTTCAGACGGCCTTAGCCCAAGCAGAAGCGCAAAACGACGGCATGAAGCAAGCCGAATATCACGCCAAACTTGAAGAAATCGATGCCTACACTGCTCCTGCACGCGCCGCCAAACTGCTTAACGGCTTAGGTTTCTCACAAGAAGAACATACCCACCCCGTCAAATCCTTCTCCGGCGGCTGGCGTATGCGCCTCAACCTTGCCCAAGCGCTGATTTGTCGTGCCGATTTGCTCTTGCTTGACGAACCGACCAACCACTTGGATTTAGAAACCGTGTTGTGGCTGGAAAACCATCTCGCTTCCCTGCCCTGTACGCAAATCATCATCTCCCATGACCGCGACTTCTTAAATGCCACCACAACGCAGACCATCGAACTGTCGCAACAAAAATTGACCCAATACGGCGGCAATTACGATTTCTACCAAGCCGAACGCGCCCAACGTCTGGCGCAACAACAAGCCGCCTACGTCAAACAGCAGGCGCAAATCAAACATCTGCAATCCTTTATCGACCGTTTCAAAGCTAAAGCCACAAAGGCCGTACAAGCTCAAAGCCGCATGAAGGCATTAGCCAAGCTCGAACGCATCGCCCCTGCACATTTGGATAGCGAGTTTTCCTTTGAGTTTGACAATCCAACCCACCTGCCCAATCCATTGTTGAAACTTGACCATGCCGACTTGGGTTATGGCGACAATACCGTTTTGCACAACATTACCCTGTCTTTGGAAAGCGGCGCACGTTACGGCCTGCTGGGCGTTAACGGCAGCGGTAAATCCACATTTATCAAAGCATTGGCAGGAAAAATCGATTTACTTTCCGGCAGCATCGTCCGCTCCGAAAAGCTCAATATTGGCTATTTTGCTCAGCACCAACTGGATACATTGCGTGCCGACCAAAGTCCGGTTTGGCATATCCAGCAGCTTTCGCCCGAAGTCCGCGAACAGGAAATCCGCAACTTTTTAGGCGGTTTCAACTTTGTCGGCGATATGGCGGTTCAAAAGACCGAGCCGTTCTCCGGTGGGGAAAAAGCGCGGCTCGCCCTTGCCATGATTATCTGGCAAAAACCTAATCTGCTACTGCTTGACGAACCGACCAACCACCTAGACTTGGATATGCGCCACGCCCTGACACTTGCCCTGCAAAGTTTCCAAGGCGCATTGATTGTCGTTTCGCACGACCGCAGCCTGCTTGAAGCGACTACCGACAGCTTCCTCCTTATCGACAAAGGCCGTCTGAACAACTTCGACGGCGATTTGAACGACTACCGTCAATGGCGGTTGGCACAAGAAAACGCCGCAGCAGCCCCCGCCGCTTCTGCACAAAGCCAAAGCCGTAAAGACACCAAGCGCATAGAAGCACAAATCCGTCAGGAAAAAGCCAAACGCAGCAAACCGATTCAGCAGAAAATCGACAAAGCCGAAAAAGAAATCGCGCGTTTGACTGATATTCAGACAGCCTGTGAAGCATTTTTGGCACAAGAATCTGCTTATTCAGAAGAAAATAAACCCAAATTGCAAGAGACACTCGCACAATTAACAGAAACTAAAGTAAAATTAACGCAACTGGAAGAAAACTGGCTGCAATGGCAGGAAGAGCTTGAGCAAATCCAAGTTGATGTCGAAGCCGAGTTTTCCCAATAA